A genomic region of Psychrobacter sp. M13 contains the following coding sequences:
- a CDS encoding CopD family protein has protein sequence MIEYINWIKAAHVISMVTWFAAIFYLPRLFVYHAMSEDRISQDRFVIMERKLYRGIMIPSMIATWALGLWMVYLGWEVYKTQGWLHLKIVLVILLSAYNGACGFYRKKLIDNPQYKSHVFWRWFNEVPVFALIFIVILVIVKPF, from the coding sequence ATGATAGAGTATATAAACTGGATTAAAGCGGCTCACGTTATCTCAATGGTAACTTGGTTTGCAGCGATTTTCTACTTGCCGCGCCTGTTTGTCTATCATGCCATGAGCGAGGATAGAATAAGTCAGGATCGCTTTGTGATTATGGAGCGCAAGCTGTATCGCGGTATTATGATCCCATCAATGATAGCGACGTGGGCGCTTGGCTTGTGGATGGTATATCTGGGCTGGGAGGTCTATAAAACTCAGGGCTGGTTACACCTAAAAATAGTCTTAGTAATTCTATTATCTGCTTATAATGGCGCCTGCGGATTTTATCGTAAAAAGCTAATAGACAACCCTCAATATAAGTCACACGTGTTTTGGCGCTGGTTCAATGAAGTGCCTGTTTTTGCGCTGATATTTATCGTAATTTTGGTAATCGTAAAACCCTTTTAA